A stretch of Myxococcus hansupus DNA encodes these proteins:
- a CDS encoding Fic family protein: MRAGRYVRQFQGYRAFIPSPLPPDPSVRFDGELASLLSQADRALGRLDGVSSILPNPDLFVAMYVRHEAVLSSQIEGTQSTLEDVLEYELDERGAKRAKDDAEEVVNYIAAMNHGLKRLETLPLSLRLLREIHSKLMEGVRGSERSPGEFRTSQNWIGPHNCTLKTATFVPPPPHEMEAALSHLEKFLHAPGDLPTLIVCGLAHAQFETIHPFLDGNGRVGRLLIPLLLCERRILERPLLYLSVYLKAHRAEYYDRLTAVRTAGDWEGWLRFFLRGVVEVSAASTNTARSILKLREASRQKLSSNAQAVRLLDHLFEYPLLSVRAAEQFLACSYVTAATAIEQLEQAGLLRETTGQKRNRLYRYDPYLALFEQHGLGTQERDGEGRPAER, encoded by the coding sequence TCGATGGCGAGTTGGCCTCCCTTCTGAGCCAGGCGGACCGTGCACTGGGGCGCTTGGATGGGGTGTCATCGATCCTCCCCAACCCGGACCTCTTCGTCGCCATGTACGTGCGGCATGAAGCGGTCCTCAGCTCACAAATTGAGGGAACGCAGAGCACGTTGGAGGACGTCCTCGAGTACGAGTTGGACGAGCGTGGCGCCAAGCGCGCCAAGGATGATGCAGAAGAGGTCGTCAACTACATCGCGGCCATGAACCACGGGCTGAAGCGCCTCGAAACACTGCCGCTTTCCCTTCGCCTGCTGCGCGAAATCCACTCGAAGTTGATGGAGGGGGTGCGCGGCAGTGAACGCAGTCCAGGCGAGTTTCGAACGAGCCAGAACTGGATTGGCCCTCACAACTGCACGCTGAAGACCGCGACCTTCGTTCCACCGCCTCCTCATGAGATGGAGGCCGCGTTGAGCCACCTGGAGAAGTTCCTCCATGCGCCGGGTGACTTGCCCACGCTCATCGTGTGTGGGCTCGCCCATGCTCAATTCGAGACCATTCACCCCTTTCTCGACGGCAATGGTCGTGTCGGGCGGCTGCTCATTCCGCTGCTTCTCTGTGAGCGCCGCATTCTCGAACGCCCGTTGCTGTATCTCAGCGTCTACCTGAAGGCGCATCGGGCCGAGTACTACGACAGGTTGACGGCAGTCCGGACCGCAGGCGATTGGGAAGGCTGGCTGCGCTTCTTCCTGCGTGGCGTCGTGGAAGTGAGTGCCGCCTCGACGAACACCGCGCGCTCCATTCTGAAGCTTCGAGAAGCGTCCCGGCAGAAGCTCTCCAGCAACGCACAGGCCGTGCGCCTCCTGGACCACCTCTTCGAATACCCGCTGCTCTCGGTGCGCGCCGCGGAGCAGTTCCTGGCGTGCTCGTATGTGACGGCCGCCACGGCCATCGAGCAACTGGAACAAGCGGGGCTCCTCCGGGAGACCACCGGTCAGAAGCGCAACCGGTTGTATCGGTATGACCCCTACCTCGCTCTTTTCGAGCAGCACGGACTGGGCACGCAAGAGCGTGACGGAGAGGGGCGTCCAGCGGAGCGCTGA